A single genomic interval of Psychroserpens sp. NJDZ02 harbors:
- the thiE gene encoding thiamine phosphate synthase — MISKLQYISQGETPESHLENIEKACASGAKWVQLRLKNGEPKTLLDIAKKARIITTSFNTKLIINDHYKIAKAVEADGVHLGKTDACPLLVRDYLGHMFIIGGTANTIEDCNVLLEKQVNYIGLGPYQFTKTKQNLSPVLGVSGYKKLLEDLQTKTPIIAIGGITLKDVSQLLKTGVHGIAVSGAITNDVTNISKFQTLLN, encoded by the coding sequence ATGATTAGTAAATTACAATATATTTCACAAGGAGAGACTCCTGAATCTCATTTAGAAAACATTGAAAAAGCATGTGCTTCGGGTGCAAAATGGGTGCAATTACGTTTAAAAAACGGTGAACCTAAAACTCTTTTAGACATCGCTAAAAAAGCGAGAATTATAACCACCTCTTTTAACACTAAACTAATAATAAACGATCATTATAAAATAGCAAAAGCGGTAGAAGCAGATGGTGTCCATTTAGGAAAAACCGATGCCTGCCCCCTACTCGTTAGAGATTATTTAGGCCACATGTTTATCATTGGAGGAACAGCCAACACAATTGAAGATTGTAATGTTTTACTAGAAAAACAAGTCAATTATATAGGCTTAGGGCCTTACCAATTTACAAAAACAAAACAGAATTTAAGCCCCGTTTTAGGTGTATCAGGATATAAAAAACTATTAGAAGACTTACAAACCAAAACACCGATAATAGCGATAGGCGGTATTACATTAAAAGATGTCTCACAACTACTAAAAACAGGTGTTCATGGTATTGCCGTTTCTGGAGCTATTACTAATGATGTAACTAATATTTCAAAATTTCAAACCCTTTTAAACTAA
- a CDS encoding thiazole synthase, which produces MTQKLNIADKTFSSRLFTGTGKFSSSKLMKEALLASESELITVALKRVDVNNEEDDILSHLKHPHINLLPNTSGVRTAKEAVFAAQLAREALHTNWIKLEIHPDPKYLLPDPIETLKAAEALVKLGFVVMPYIHADPVLCKRLEDVGVQCVMPLGAPIGTNKGIKTVDFLEIIIEQSTVPVIVDAGIGSPSHAAYAMELGADAVLVNTAIAVSKDPVIMAKAFKMAVEAGRLAYQAKLASIKNHAEASSPLTSFLN; this is translated from the coding sequence ATGACTCAAAAATTAAACATAGCAGATAAAACATTCTCCTCTCGCCTATTCACTGGAACGGGTAAGTTTAGTTCTTCAAAACTAATGAAAGAGGCATTGTTAGCTTCAGAAAGTGAACTGATAACAGTGGCGCTAAAAAGAGTGGATGTTAATAATGAGGAGGACGATATTTTATCACATTTAAAACACCCTCATATTAATCTATTACCAAATACCTCAGGAGTTAGAACCGCTAAAGAAGCTGTGTTTGCTGCACAATTAGCTAGAGAAGCCTTACACACTAATTGGATTAAATTAGAAATTCATCCTGACCCAAAATATCTTTTACCAGACCCTATAGAAACATTAAAAGCGGCTGAAGCACTAGTTAAACTCGGTTTTGTAGTGATGCCCTACATTCACGCTGATCCGGTATTATGTAAACGACTTGAAGATGTGGGTGTGCAATGTGTGATGCCATTAGGCGCACCTATTGGCACCAATAAAGGTATTAAAACGGTGGATTTCTTAGAAATTATCATCGAGCAATCTACCGTTCCTGTTATTGTGGATGCTGGTATTGGAAGCCCATCACATGCTGCTTATGCTATGGAATTAGGCGCGGATGCTGTTTTAGTAAATACTGCAATTGCAGTGTCTAAAGACCCTGTGATTATGGCTAAAGCCTTTAAAATGGCTGTAGAAGCTGGTCGATTAGCCTATCAAGCTAAATTAGCGTCTATTAAAAATCATGCGGAAGCTAGTAGTCCATTAACCTCTTTTCTCAATTAA